Below is a genomic region from Chitinophagaceae bacterium.
ATGAATTCCATTCCGCATCGGAATATTCTCAAAATAAAAAAAATGCTTTAGAAACCGTGAACAAGATACCATATGCTTTTATAGAAAGGAATTATGGGGAGGTGATGCAAAAACTTTTGCAGAGAGTTGATGCCTTGCCAAAAGACATTTATTTGCTATCAGATTTTCAGCAGGCGTTTGGAAATAACGAAAAGAAGGATACTATAAATAGGTATTTTTTTATCAAATCTACGCCTGCGGGAAAGAGTAATATTTTTGTAGATTCGCTTTTCTTGGAAAACCCTTACTTATTTGATAATTACAGCAATAAATTGGTTATTACATTTGGGTATTCGGGGAGCGAGCCACAGTTTAACGTGCCTGTAAAAATCATAATCAATGAAACGCAGGTGATGGCAACCAATATAGATGTGGAGCCGAATGCAAAGAAAAATATTATTTTGACTCTCAATATGCCATTGTCCGAATACAATAAGGGAAAGGTTACGATAGAGGACTACCCGATGGTCTTTGATAACGAATTTAATTTTTCCTTACATAAAACGGAGAAAATAAAAATTATAGAGATAAGAGATGATAATTCCTCCGATTATATCAACAAGGTGTTGGGGAATAGAGAACTCTTTCAGTTTCAGCAATTTCATAAAAATGAAGTAGATTACTCGCAGATGGAAGCAACGGACTTGCTTATATTGAACGAATTGCGAGGCAGTGAAAGTGTGCTTTTTAGAAATATAGAAACGTTTCTGGCACGTGGGGGGAATGTTGTTTTTATCCCTTCTGAAAGGACAGATACTTTGTCCTTAAAAAACACAATCTTTGACCTCAAAAAAAATAATGCTCTCATGGAACTCATAGAGTTATCAAAACCCGATTTTTCCATTCCTTTTTTTAGAGATATAGTGGAGACGGCAAGTGCAGAGATTACATCTTTTCCGCAAGTGTATCCATTCTTTGTTTTTTTACAAAAAGGGAAAACACTCCTTGCCTGTAAGTCAGGAGATTCTTTTTTAACCCAAGTCAATGACAATCTCTACCTTTTTACTACTCCCTTTCAAGAAAAATATAATCAGTTAATGAACCACGCTCTGTTTGTCCCGGTTTTTTATAAAATTGCTTTTAGAAGTAAAAAAACAAATCAGAATCTTTCTTACAGAATAGAAGAGAATCAATGCTCTTATTATAAAGATTCTCTTGTTTTGGATAAACATTATAAATTCAAAAATAATGATAATATAATCATTCCCAATCAGAGAATAGATGGCAATAAAATTTATTTTGATATACCCAAATTGCTTATAAAACCAGGTAATTACGACCTTTTGGAAGATACAAAAATAGTGGGATCTTTCTCTTTCAATATCAGTAAAGCGGAATCTTTATTTGTAGAAACTACAGAAGAAACGCTTGTCTCTGCTTTTCAAAATATCAAATATAAACAGTTTTTTTATGAAGATTCTCCCGAAAGGTTTTCGGAAGATTTGGATACGGCAAGGCAGGGAACGGAACTTTGGCAGTATTGTATTATAATTGCTCTGCTGTGTATCTTTTTAGAAATAATGTCTTTGAAATATCTTTTGTAAAATAAAACGTAATTACATTATGAAATATCAAAATATAAAAGAAGAAGAACTAAAAAACACAGTAGGTAATGATTATTTTTTGTTATATAATTACCGTGAAATAATTGGGAATGTAGATTTTTGCGTTCGTAGGAATGAGAGTCAAAAAGGATTATTTGAAACAGAATCATTCTTGTGGGCGGAAGCAAAAAAGGGTTCGTCTGATATTTACAAGTCCATCGTCCAACTCGTTTTAACCATTGGAAAAGCAAGAACTTTTGATAAGTATTTACCTCCTCACATGTTAGGAGCATTTGACGGAGAAAAAATTGCCTTTATTCCTTATAGCGATATACATGAGGTTTTTTACATCAATGATTTTAATTGGAATGTAGCACCTTCCAATCATGAAACAAGAGAATTTAAACTCATTTATCAAAGAGTAAAGGGAATTATTGATGAAAAAGCCCTTCTGTTTTATTTCCTCAACGATGATAAAGAACTCAAGAAATTTATCAAAGATAATTTCTTTGTGGGGCTTTCTCATCTTACTAAAACCCGAATTGATAAGAATAATTTTATGATTATTTATAACAAATGGCTTCAAACAGTCAAGCCAACCATTGCTGCAAATTGGGAAATTGCTAAAAAGCACGGGATTATTGATGGGGACTTTTACCTTGCCGACCTTATTTCGGAGGATAATATTACCTTGAAAGAAAAATTGTTTGTTTTATTGGAACAGAACCATTATATATTAGAAAGAAAAATTAACGAAGCAGGAATGTTTAATAGCACAAGGACAAATTTTACAGACAAACAAGTAGCTCATACGCAGTTTTGGAATAAATATGAGCGTCCTCCCAAAGAAGAATATCGGGATTATATTGTAAAACGAAGGGATTTGCTCGTTCCCCAAGATGTTCGGGAAAGAAAAGGAAGTTTCTACACCCCACAAATCTGGGTAGAACTCTCTCAAAAGTATTTGGCAGATGTTTTAGGTGTAAATTGGCAGGATGAGTATTATATTTGGGATTGTGCCGCAGGCACGGGCAATTTACTTACAGGATTGACCAACAAGTATAATATTTGGGCTTCTACTTTGGATAAACAAGATGTAGATGTGATGCACGATAGAATTATTAATGGAGCAAATTTACTCTCTAAGCATGTGTTTCAGTTTGATTTTTTGAATGATGATTTTAGTAAGCTTCCCGATCCCTTGCAAAACATTATTAACGACCCTGAAAAGCGTAAAAAATTGGTTATATATATTAATCCGCCGTATGCGGAGGCGGGAAATGTATCTGTAACCGACAAAAGAAAAAATAAAACAAGTGTGGCTACACAAAGTAAGATCTGGGAAAAATATAAAGATAAATTAGGTTTAGCTATTAGAGAGTTATATGCCCAATTTTTTATTCGTGTTTATAGAGAAATTCCTAATTGTATATTAGCATCTTTCAGTACTTTAAAATATATAAATGGTGATGGTTTTGATAAATTTAGAATGGTTTTCAAACCCGTATTCAAAAAAGGGTTTATAGTTCCTGCTATTACTTTTGATAATGTATACGGTGGTTTTCCTATCGGATTTGTAATTTGGCATTTAGAAACACCTCTTGACTTTAAACAGATGCAAACAGATGTTTACAATAAGGAAGGTAAACATATTGGCAGGAAAAATTTTGTTATAGAAAAAACGAAAAGAATTACAGAATGGATAAATAAATATGGATTAAAAAACAAAAATGAAGTAATTGGTTATACGGGTAACAATGGACCTGATTTTCAAAATAATATTTATTTATTAATAAGTAATAAATACAAAATCAATAAAAATGGAGTATCAAATAATGCAACAAAATATAGTATAACCCACGAAAACCTAATTCCATTTGCTATTTACGTTTCCATTCGCCATTGTATAAAAGCTACTTGGCTCAACGATCGCGACCAATTTTTATATCCAAATGATGGTTGGGAAAAGGATACAGAATTTCAAAATGATTGTTTGGCTTTTATTTTATTCCATGGACAAAATAAAATAAGTTCAAAAGAAGGAATAAATAATTGGATACCCTTTACCGAACAAGAAGTAAATGCTCAAGAGAAATTTGAAAGTAATTTTATGAGTAAGTTCATCAGTGGTACATGCAAAGCAGAAACAAATGGGAGTTTGTTAGATTCTCCAAGTCACCGGAAAACACCACTTGTCTTTTCGCAAGAGGCAAAAGCGGTTTTTGATGCGGGGAGAGAGCTTTGGAAATACTATCATACGCAACCCAATTGTAATGTAAATGTCTCTCTGTATGATATAAGAGAACATTTTCAAAAAAGAAATGGAGCAGGCAAAATGAATAGTAAGAGTGATGACGAGACCTATACGAAGTTAATCGGCGAACTGAGAGAAACATTAAAACAGCTTGCAAAAAAAATAGAACCGAAAGTGTATGAATATGAGTTTTTGAAATAAAAAATCTAAAAATTAACTGTAGTATCTAAATAGTTACAAAAATAGGATGATTACAGAATAATTATTTTTTGGTGAGGTTATCCTGTACTTTATTTAAAATAAGTTGGTTGTAAAATTTTGTTTTTCTATTTCTTCTATAAATTTTTGTTTTTCTACGGGAACTACCCCTGGAGATTCGCAAACTAGTCCTCCACCTAAATTAGATAATTGTGCTGTTGTTTTCATATTTATTGAGAGAGCTTCACATAAGGATGCAATACTAATCACAGTATCACCTGCTCCTGATACGTCAGAT
It encodes:
- a CDS encoding BatA domain-containing protein; protein product: MQFLYPQIFFALFAISIPIIIHLFHMRKAKKIYFSQVDFLKNISTKSSQRLKIKHFITLFLRVLTLFFLISAFTQPFIPIHKDVLFHNSVLLYIDNSLSMSVPTAQDIAMLDNSLAIAEQIIKKYPDATQFKILTNEFHSASEYSQNKKNALETVNKIPYAFIERNYGEVMQKLLQRVDALPKDIYLLSDFQQAFGNNEKKDTINRYFFIKSTPAGKSNIFVDSLFLENPYLFDNYSNKLVITFGYSGSEPQFNVPVKIIINETQVMATNIDVEPNAKKNIILTLNMPLSEYNKGKVTIEDYPMVFDNEFNFSLHKTEKIKIIEIRDDNSSDYINKVLGNRELFQFQQFHKNEVDYSQMEATDLLILNELRGSESVLFRNIETFLARGGNVVFIPSERTDTLSLKNTIFDLKKNNALMELIELSKPDFSIPFFRDIVETASAEITSFPQVYPFFVFLQKGKTLLACKSGDSFLTQVNDNLYLFTTPFQEKYNQLMNHALFVPVFYKIAFRSKKTNQNLSYRIEENQCSYYKDSLVLDKHYKFKNNDNIIIPNQRIDGNKIYFDIPKLLIKPGNYDLLEDTKIVGSFSFNISKAESLFVETTEETLVSAFQNIKYKQFFYEDSPERFSEDLDTARQGTELWQYCIIIALLCIFLEIMSLKYLL